A genome region from Myroides fluvii includes the following:
- a CDS encoding T9SS type B sorting domain-containing protein: MKYPKRIGTWLIVAALTIPSVVFSETFSNLFIPSITPIDESTEIEPPPNTTRNLPNIIVHETFENNAVGWEFANSHTNKWWVGFPSALRAENEPNHGLYLSNIEGQFSYTRETRAVSHVYKTIQLPANINDITVSFDWFCEGYVDTDWMLMIEEPMDYMRVWIVPSSYTPQADQAITVANSGGINLNNNRYVSNWNLLHENLTINLGDLAGEEIKFVFEWTNGIVGWPMRPAAIRNLKIDAIPCRPVTQFPFVETFSPTSTTRTCWTITNQNEDNRSWLFKQDHTRNEEDERITTDVVSLYTLGTEGANDDWLISPQINLNGNQRLKYTYKVTDANLPNAMSVKLATAGTNPTNFTHTLVASRLYNNTDFREDVIELRDPQGNLYSGAVHIGWHVPQQDTEGKEIMITNVIIEDIPLCSPPTSFSVTSSFIQWDTTPHAEHWEIVIQPLNTGIPTTSGINCSEPKYNIEHLTPNTAFEYYVRTSCITSAGQSIVSDWQGPNHLRTPMIPVVLPFIDNFENTQDYGIINDSINKWTIGNVVNHGGNNALYITGYSEDYNSYATTIKQASHLYKDFIVPATVQDLLVTFDWRNMGERETDFFTVWLTPTSFTPTKGRKIQPLTSEFIQLDANAFSNSSDFQSAELLRNIQSLAGQNLRLIFEWVNNHRNGIQPPAAIDNLKIKATHCARPDNVQHSTITQETVSLSWTNATDIDLYDLYISTSPTPPADNTAATHSQITNPYRVTNLESNTRYYVWVRSSCSNTNKSFWIEGGNFITQQQPATLPLNDGFEARLNWSTDIKAINQWYKGNATANNSRHAIYISSNEGITNEYHVEKAAVAHIYRDIVIPTDVAELTISYDWKNKGEISRNNPKDYFRLLQIPIDSIPQSNSKIENNSIIATVGRTLHVNSTGWETTHTTLDVQEFQGQTIRLVFEWINDDKQGVQTPAAIDNFNVQASTCLSVKNLQANRVRHTENVRLTWTPQGGETKWEVYTIEQGAPAPTGTTRGIIVEHTPTLLLENVEAGQYFEYYIRAICEGETNASLWTGPAKFSYFIPPMCVDLEGGISDMPVSENNTYIICEQGPVTKQLEARYTPIKTTDDYVVESIDYAPPFPFFGGDLIDLTQDDYWSPTIDLGFNFCFYGNTYDKVLIGANGMITFSIAGEVENGRYAPESHTPWSFNQNIPFNPEGNRGPFVNTIFGVMQDLAPNYSPEDYSVNYQVLGTFPCRALVFNIYHMGLFFNSYNPSDIEGSTQTSQIVLYEGTNIIEVYVKNRPIAEDLGWGAHNGSRGLLGIQNEDGTRAHYPGMYPNDTIYRNTGAWTATNEAWRFTPNGEVAVDFKWYKNGEIYAEEEVINVEITESTNYTAKAIYKACEGNELVIERVFNFLKQDFNLEDISDLHLCNSKGKSTHIEVETLRNHVLSHLTNFNPEAFTIEFYKDEDLTQIVKGSIPLQANQRFYVKLNHIITSCFQVKSFEAIRIPALSITALSDITACEQIVLPNLKEGEGYFTQTSGQGKSYQAGTTYDITGKSTLYIYKKNQQGCEAETSFNITLYPTITANTIENQFINCDDFFILPELSEGNKYFTLPNGQGEELFPGKEIIEPTTLYIYAQNGTKQAFCYDETSFTINFENCNIPKGISPNGDGLNDSFDLSNHGIAKIQIFNRNGIEVYSHGLGYKKQWMGQDKSGNKLPAGTYYYILISHGKQRTGWVQINY; the protein is encoded by the coding sequence ATGAAGTACCCCAAACGGATTGGTACTTGGCTTATTGTTGCTGCATTAACAATACCAAGTGTAGTATTCTCTGAAACCTTTTCAAATTTATTTATCCCCTCCATTACTCCTATAGATGAATCTACAGAAATTGAACCTCCCCCAAATACGACAAGGAACTTACCTAATATCATAGTACACGAAACCTTTGAAAACAATGCTGTTGGATGGGAATTTGCTAATTCGCATACCAATAAATGGTGGGTAGGTTTTCCGAGTGCATTACGCGCTGAAAATGAACCTAATCACGGCTTATACCTTAGTAATATTGAAGGCCAATTTTCATATACGCGTGAAACCAGAGCAGTTTCACACGTATATAAAACAATCCAATTACCCGCTAACATAAACGATATCACAGTAAGCTTTGATTGGTTCTGCGAAGGATATGTTGACACAGATTGGATGTTAATGATCGAGGAACCGATGGATTATATGCGTGTTTGGATTGTTCCTAGTTCGTACACCCCTCAAGCAGATCAAGCGATTACGGTAGCAAATAGCGGGGGTATTAATTTAAATAACAATCGCTATGTTTCAAATTGGAATCTCTTGCATGAAAATCTAACTATTAACTTAGGAGATTTAGCAGGTGAAGAGATTAAATTTGTGTTTGAATGGACCAACGGTATAGTAGGTTGGCCTATGAGACCCGCTGCTATTCGAAATTTAAAAATAGATGCGATTCCCTGTAGACCCGTAACGCAATTTCCATTTGTAGAAACCTTTTCCCCTACCTCTACTACGCGAACTTGCTGGACAATTACCAATCAAAATGAAGATAATCGCAGCTGGTTATTCAAACAAGATCACACAAGAAATGAGGAAGATGAACGCATTACAACGGATGTTGTTTCATTGTATACATTGGGAACTGAGGGAGCTAACGACGATTGGTTGATTTCTCCACAAATTAACTTAAATGGAAACCAACGGCTGAAATACACCTACAAAGTAACGGATGCTAATTTACCCAATGCAATGTCAGTTAAGCTAGCTACGGCAGGGACTAATCCGACTAACTTCACTCATACCCTTGTTGCTTCTCGTTTATACAACAATACGGATTTTAGAGAGGATGTAATTGAACTACGCGATCCTCAAGGCAATTTATACTCTGGCGCAGTCCATATTGGCTGGCACGTTCCACAGCAAGATACAGAAGGAAAAGAAATTATGATTACTAACGTAATTATTGAAGATATTCCCCTGTGTTCCCCTCCTACTTCATTTAGTGTAACATCGTCCTTCATTCAATGGGACACGACTCCACATGCAGAGCATTGGGAAATCGTAATTCAACCTCTAAATACTGGTATTCCTACAACAAGTGGAATAAACTGTAGCGAGCCTAAATACAACATTGAACATTTGACTCCAAATACAGCTTTTGAATATTATGTTCGAACAAGCTGTATAACTTCAGCAGGTCAGTCTATTGTTTCTGATTGGCAAGGGCCAAATCACCTACGTACTCCAATGATTCCGGTAGTCTTACCTTTTATTGACAACTTTGAAAACACACAGGATTACGGCATCATCAACGATTCCATCAACAAATGGACCATAGGCAATGTAGTCAATCACGGTGGTAATAACGCTTTGTATATTACAGGATATAGTGAAGATTATAATTCTTATGCAACTACAATCAAACAAGCTTCTCATCTCTATAAAGATTTTATTGTTCCTGCTACAGTACAAGATCTATTAGTAACCTTTGATTGGAGAAATATGGGAGAAAGGGAAACAGACTTCTTTACTGTTTGGTTAACACCTACCTCTTTCACCCCAACAAAAGGACGCAAAATACAGCCACTTACTAGTGAATTTATTCAATTAGACGCCAATGCTTTTTCAAATTCATCAGATTTTCAATCTGCCGAATTACTGCGAAATATACAATCGTTAGCTGGTCAAAACCTACGTTTAATTTTTGAATGGGTAAACAATCATCGAAATGGTATTCAGCCTCCTGCTGCAATAGACAACCTCAAGATTAAAGCTACACATTGCGCAAGACCAGACAACGTACAACATTCAACAATCACACAAGAAACTGTTTCGCTTTCCTGGACAAACGCAACGGACATTGATCTTTATGACCTATATATCTCTACCTCGCCTACTCCACCCGCAGACAATACTGCTGCAACACATTCTCAAATAACCAACCCTTATAGGGTAACAAATTTAGAATCAAACACCCGTTATTATGTCTGGGTACGCTCCTCTTGTTCGAATACTAACAAGAGTTTCTGGATAGAAGGGGGAAATTTTATCACACAACAACAACCCGCAACCTTGCCGTTGAATGATGGCTTTGAAGCTCGACTAAATTGGAGCACGGATATAAAAGCAATTAACCAATGGTACAAAGGCAATGCAACGGCAAATAACAGTCGTCATGCTATTTACATTTCTTCCAATGAAGGTATCACCAACGAATATCATGTAGAAAAAGCAGCTGTTGCACATATTTATAGAGATATTGTTATACCAACAGATGTGGCAGAACTGACCATCAGTTATGATTGGAAAAACAAAGGTGAAATTTCAAGAAATAATCCCAAAGACTATTTTAGACTTTTACAAATCCCTATCGATTCAATACCACAATCAAATAGTAAAATAGAAAACAATAGCATCATTGCGACAGTAGGTAGAACCCTTCATGTAAATTCAACTGGATGGGAAACTACCCACACAACATTAGATGTTCAGGAATTTCAAGGCCAAACAATTCGCCTAGTATTCGAATGGATAAATGACGATAAACAGGGGGTTCAAACTCCTGCTGCTATTGATAATTTTAATGTACAAGCTTCTACTTGCTTAAGTGTTAAAAACCTGCAAGCAAACCGTGTACGACATACGGAAAATGTTAGATTAACCTGGACTCCTCAAGGAGGCGAAACAAAATGGGAAGTTTATACCATTGAACAAGGTGCTCCTGCTCCTACAGGCACAACAAGAGGGATTATCGTTGAACATACTCCCACATTACTGCTCGAAAATGTAGAAGCAGGTCAGTACTTTGAATACTATATCCGTGCAATTTGCGAGGGTGAAACAAACGCCTCACTTTGGACAGGCCCTGCTAAATTCTCCTATTTTATTCCACCGATGTGTGTGGATTTAGAAGGTGGAATTTCGGATATGCCTGTGTCAGAAAACAATACATACATTATTTGTGAACAAGGCCCTGTAACCAAACAGCTTGAAGCCCGTTATACTCCCATCAAAACAACAGATGATTATGTAGTTGAATCGATTGATTACGCTCCTCCATTTCCTTTCTTTGGTGGCGATTTGATTGATTTAACACAAGATGATTATTGGTCTCCAACCATAGACCTAGGTTTTAACTTTTGCTTCTATGGCAATACGTATGATAAGGTCTTAATCGGAGCAAATGGCATGATAACTTTTAGTATTGCAGGAGAAGTAGAAAATGGTCGTTATGCACCAGAAAGCCACACTCCTTGGTCATTTAATCAAAATATTCCTTTTAATCCAGAAGGAAATCGAGGTCCCTTTGTCAATACTATATTCGGAGTTATGCAAGATTTGGCACCTAATTATTCTCCTGAAGACTATTCGGTAAACTACCAAGTATTAGGTACCTTTCCTTGTCGCGCACTTGTATTCAATATCTACCACATGGGCTTGTTCTTTAATTCCTATAACCCTAGTGATATTGAAGGAAGTACCCAAACTTCACAAATTGTCTTATACGAAGGAACCAATATTATCGAGGTTTACGTAAAAAACAGACCAATCGCTGAGGATTTAGGTTGGGGAGCACACAATGGTAGTCGTGGTTTATTAGGCATACAAAATGAAGATGGGACTCGAGCTCATTATCCTGGAATGTACCCTAATGATACTATTTATCGAAATACAGGAGCCTGGACAGCCACCAATGAAGCTTGGCGTTTTACCCCCAACGGTGAAGTTGCTGTTGACTTTAAATGGTATAAAAATGGAGAAATTTATGCAGAAGAAGAAGTCATCAACGTTGAAATAACTGAATCAACCAATTACACTGCTAAAGCGATTTACAAAGCTTGTGAAGGAAACGAATTGGTTATTGAACGCGTTTTTAACTTTCTTAAACAGGATTTTAATTTAGAGGATATATCCGATTTACACTTATGTAACAGTAAAGGGAAATCAACGCATATTGAAGTTGAAACCTTACGAAACCATGTTCTCTCTCACTTAACCAATTTTAACCCCGAAGCCTTTACAATTGAATTTTACAAAGATGAAGATTTGACGCAAATAGTCAAAGGCAGTATCCCTTTACAAGCAAATCAACGATTCTATGTTAAATTAAACCATATTATTACTTCTTGTTTTCAAGTGAAATCTTTTGAAGCTATTCGCATTCCTGCATTATCCATAACTGCACTATCTGACATAACGGCTTGTGAACAAATCGTTCTCCCTAATTTAAAAGAAGGAGAAGGTTACTTTACGCAAACAAGCGGACAAGGTAAGTCTTATCAAGCAGGCACTACTTATGATATTACTGGAAAATCAACCTTGTACATTTACAAAAAAAATCAACAAGGTTGTGAGGCAGAAACATCCTTTAACATTACACTGTACCCTACAATCACAGCAAATACAATTGAAAATCAATTTATCAATTGTGATGATTTTTTCATCCTACCTGAGCTCTCAGAAGGAAATAAATATTTTACACTTCCCAATGGACAAGGGGAGGAATTATTTCCTGGAAAGGAAATAATAGAGCCTACGACACTCTATATTTATGCACAAAATGGAACTAAACAGGCATTTTGTTATGATGAAACTAGTTTTACTATAAACTTTGAAAACTGCAACATTCCAAAGGGAATTTCACCAAATGGAGATGGATTAAATGATTCATTTGATTTGAGTAACCATGGAATTGCAAAAATCCAAATTTTCAACCGCAATGGAATTGAGGTTTATTCTCATGGTTTAGGTTATAAAAAGCAATGGATGGGACAAGATAAATCAGGCAATAAATTACCAGCTGGAACTTATTATTATATCCTTATTTCTCATGGAAAACAACGTACAGGTTGGGTGCAAATTAA